The following are from one region of the Hymenobacter radiodurans genome:
- a CDS encoding alpha-amylase family glycosyl hydrolase, with protein sequence MPDSAAHPQAHLFQVRHPEWAANATIYEVNLRNYTPEGTFRAFEAHLPRLAAMGVSIVWLMPIHPIGEVERKGSLGSQYAVRDYFGVNPEFGTLDDLRHLVQTAHDLGLRVLLDWVANHTSWDNPLVTEHPDWYQHDALGNLVPPVADWTDVVAFDYTHPELRRYMTDALLYWVREADIDGYRCDVAGLVPTDFWDEARVELDAVKPLFMLAEWDELYPSGGLSWEEFNSDTKLLEKAFNMSFGLRLHYLLDHIAEGKQPLNAIDDYLAAERAKYPPSVYLMHFTSNHDVNSWDGTEYERLGPMALPFAVLTVLLPGMPLLYTGQEAALNRRLAFFDKDTIDWQDFPLQDFYARLLQLKLRHPALRNGDAASHFQRLPSSDDLYGFWRHKEGQAVLCVINRAATPQMLPLPSEVAGTWTDIFNDTTLTLAASEGLLVPGHGWRVIQKS encoded by the coding sequence GTGCCCGATTCTGCTGCTCATCCTCAGGCTCATCTGTTCCAGGTTCGTCACCCGGAATGGGCCGCCAACGCTACGATTTACGAAGTAAACCTGCGCAATTACACCCCGGAGGGCACTTTTCGGGCTTTTGAAGCCCACTTGCCACGACTTGCGGCGATGGGTGTAAGCATCGTGTGGCTGATGCCGATTCACCCGATTGGGGAAGTGGAGCGCAAGGGCAGCTTGGGCAGCCAGTACGCCGTGCGCGACTATTTTGGTGTGAATCCGGAGTTCGGAACGCTCGACGATTTGCGCCACCTTGTCCAAACTGCTCACGACCTGGGCCTGCGCGTGCTGCTCGATTGGGTAGCCAACCACACGAGCTGGGACAACCCGCTCGTAACCGAACACCCCGACTGGTACCAGCATGACGCCCTGGGCAACCTGGTGCCGCCCGTAGCCGACTGGACCGATGTGGTAGCATTCGACTACACCCACCCCGAACTGCGCCGCTACATGACGGACGCCCTGCTTTACTGGGTGCGCGAGGCAGACATTGATGGCTACCGCTGCGACGTGGCCGGCCTCGTACCCACCGATTTCTGGGATGAAGCCCGCGTGGAGCTGGATGCGGTGAAGCCCCTGTTTATGCTGGCCGAATGGGACGAGCTGTATCCGTCTGGGGGGCTTTCCTGGGAAGAATTTAACAGCGACACCAAGCTGCTGGAAAAGGCTTTCAACATGAGCTTTGGCCTGCGTCTGCACTACCTGCTCGACCACATTGCCGAAGGCAAGCAGCCGCTTAATGCTATTGATGACTACCTAGCTGCCGAGCGAGCCAAATATCCGCCCTCAGTGTACCTGATGCACTTTACCAGCAACCACGATGTGAACAGTTGGGACGGCACTGAGTATGAGCGTCTGGGGCCGATGGCGCTGCCCTTCGCCGTGCTCACGGTGCTTTTACCTGGCATGCCATTGCTTTATACTGGTCAGGAAGCGGCCCTAAACCGGCGGCTGGCCTTCTTCGATAAAGACACGATTGACTGGCAGGACTTTCCACTGCAGGATTTCTACGCTCGACTGTTGCAACTCAAACTTCGGCACCCAGCCCTGCGCAACGGCGACGCCGCCAGTCACTTCCAGCGCCTCCCCAGCTCTGACGACCTCTATGGCTTTTGGCGCCACAAAGAAGGGCAAGCCGTGCTCTGCGTTATCAACCGTGCCGCTACTCCTCAGATGCTGCCGCTGCCTAGTGAAGTAGCAGGCACCTGGACCGACATTTTCAACGACACTACACTTACCCTGGCGGCGAGCGAAGGCTTACTTGTACCAGGCCACGGGTGGCGCGTAATACAGAAATCCTAG
- a CDS encoding ABC transporter permease, protein MLKNYLNVAYRNLIRHKGFSFLNIAGLALGVTACLLIGLFVYDELQYDKFVPNGDRIYRVYTQQTGAQAPDRHSSVSPMFATVLKQEFPEVEQTMRILMTGTSLNLLEVGEKKIYIENGLFADSTFFGVFQLPFKYGSAAHALDAPTSVVLAEDVALRFFGNVNPVGKELKISKSTFLVTGVLENSLSKFHLKINYIVPLAAAQLPKKRMGNWGWQQFYTYVKLKPGADANQTQAKLQNYLVQKVQPTLSEEDRLTSVPYLQPLFEAHLYSSSFKYDPGVKGNITYVKALSIIAAFILLIAGFNFVNLATAKSMQRAKEVGIRKTIGASQQQLMLQFLTETVLLTLVSVVLATVLTALLLPPLNTFTDKSMTFNLLSNPALLGLLVLLTVVVGLVAGFYPALVLSSFQPVKVLKSAVVTEGIFGRVQWLRHGLIVVQFALSVFLIICALVVFKQVSYLHNKDLGFNRDQIMFFPMRGENMSKQYETFKNELQQVPGVVSTSIGYGFPGDQVAGDGLIVPTNGEMKEHSATQLMVDYDYIKTLGLQLVTGRDFSKELSDDKDHAFIINETAVKEFGFGTPQQAIGQTVKWRVWSDTNPDSLKAGKIIGVVKDFHYKSLYDKLEPAVLQIFPGAYWKVAVKMKGENIGSSIEGVKQVWAKFSPDSPIEYRFLDENFDKMYQSEDKLQTLLWVFTGVAIFVACLGLYGLAAYAAERRKKEIGIRKVLGADVSTIVGLLSKEFVKLVVVAAVIAFPVAWLVMRNWLQDFAYRIDIPLWAFVAAGVAAALIAFLTISYQAIKAATINPIKNLRTE, encoded by the coding sequence ATGCTTAAGAATTACTTAAACGTTGCTTACCGCAACCTTATCCGGCACAAGGGCTTTTCGTTTCTCAATATCGCTGGCTTGGCCCTGGGCGTCACGGCTTGCCTGCTGATTGGCTTGTTCGTGTACGACGAACTGCAATATGACAAGTTCGTGCCCAACGGCGACCGGATTTATCGGGTCTATACCCAGCAGACGGGAGCCCAAGCGCCCGACAGGCACAGCTCCGTGTCGCCTATGTTTGCTACTGTCCTAAAGCAGGAGTTTCCGGAGGTGGAGCAAACCATGCGCATCCTAATGACGGGCACTAGCCTCAACCTATTGGAAGTCGGCGAGAAGAAGATCTACATAGAAAACGGGCTCTTTGCGGACTCCACTTTTTTTGGGGTTTTTCAGTTGCCCTTCAAATATGGTTCGGCCGCCCATGCCTTGGATGCGCCCACATCGGTGGTGTTGGCTGAGGATGTGGCTTTACGCTTTTTTGGGAATGTAAATCCGGTTGGTAAAGAGCTTAAAATTAGCAAATCGACTTTTTTGGTAACCGGCGTGCTGGAAAATAGTCTGTCCAAGTTCCATTTAAAGATTAACTATATCGTCCCGCTGGCGGCAGCGCAACTGCCTAAGAAGCGCATGGGAAACTGGGGCTGGCAGCAGTTTTATACTTACGTTAAGCTGAAGCCCGGCGCCGATGCAAACCAAACGCAAGCGAAGCTGCAAAACTACCTCGTGCAGAAGGTGCAGCCCACGCTCAGCGAAGAGGATCGGCTAACGTCTGTGCCCTACTTGCAGCCTTTATTCGAGGCGCACCTATATTCTTCGAGCTTCAAATACGATCCGGGGGTGAAAGGCAACATCACCTATGTGAAAGCCCTGAGCATCATCGCCGCATTCATTCTTCTGATCGCCGGCTTCAACTTTGTGAACTTGGCCACGGCCAAGTCTATGCAAAGAGCCAAGGAAGTAGGCATCCGCAAAACAATTGGAGCCAGTCAGCAGCAGCTGATGCTCCAGTTTCTGACCGAAACCGTGCTCCTCACGCTGGTGAGCGTGGTGCTGGCTACGGTGCTCACGGCGCTGTTGCTACCTCCACTGAACACCTTTACGGATAAAAGCATGACGTTTAACTTGCTCAGTAATCCTGCGCTGCTGGGCCTACTGGTGTTATTGACTGTGGTGGTAGGACTGGTAGCGGGCTTTTATCCGGCGCTAGTGTTGTCTAGCTTTCAGCCGGTGAAGGTGCTGAAAAGCGCAGTGGTTACAGAGGGCATCTTTGGCCGGGTGCAGTGGCTGCGTCACGGGCTGATTGTGGTCCAATTCGCCTTGTCGGTATTTCTGATTATCTGCGCCTTGGTGGTATTCAAGCAGGTGTCGTACCTACACAATAAGGACCTGGGCTTCAACCGTGATCAAATCATGTTCTTTCCCATGCGCGGCGAGAACATGAGCAAGCAGTACGAAACCTTCAAAAACGAACTGCAGCAAGTACCCGGCGTGGTGTCAACCAGCATCGGCTACGGCTTCCCCGGCGACCAGGTGGCTGGTGATGGTCTCATCGTGCCCACCAACGGCGAGATGAAAGAACATTCGGCCACGCAGCTGATGGTGGACTACGATTACATTAAAACCCTGGGGCTGCAACTGGTCACGGGCCGCGATTTTTCTAAAGAGCTGAGCGACGACAAGGATCACGCCTTCATTATCAACGAAACGGCGGTGAAAGAATTCGGCTTTGGCACCCCACAGCAGGCTATCGGCCAAACAGTAAAATGGCGCGTGTGGAGCGACACGAATCCCGATTCATTGAAAGCAGGTAAGATCATCGGCGTGGTAAAAGACTTCCACTACAAGAGCTTGTACGACAAACTGGAGCCAGCTGTGCTCCAAATATTCCCAGGTGCTTACTGGAAAGTGGCCGTGAAGATGAAGGGTGAAAACATCGGCAGCTCGATAGAAGGGGTAAAACAGGTGTGGGCCAAGTTCAGCCCTGACAGTCCCATCGAGTACCGGTTTCTAGACGAAAATTTCGACAAAATGTATCAGTCAGAAGACAAACTGCAGACGCTGCTGTGGGTATTTACCGGTGTGGCCATTTTTGTAGCTTGCCTGGGGTTGTACGGTCTGGCTGCCTACGCAGCGGAGCGCCGCAAAAAGGAAATCGGCATCCGGAAAGTGCTGGGCGCCGATGTATCGACCATTGTGGGTCTGCTGTCTAAAGAGTTCGTAAAGCTGGTGGTTGTGGCGGCTGTCATTGCCTTCCCCGTTGCTTGGCTGGTGATGCGCAACTGGCTGCAGGACTTTGCTTACCGCATCGATATTCCGCTGTGGGCCTTTGTGGCGGCCGGGGTGGCGGCGGCCCTGATTGCTTTCCTGACCATTAGCTATCAGGCTATAAAGGCGGCGACCATCAACCCGATCAAAAACCTGCGCACCGAGTAA
- a CDS encoding ABC transporter permease — translation MIWHSLLLIYRNFQRFKTTFLINLIGLSTGLACALAVYLWANDEMSFDKYHENDSRLFRVMENQRTNQGINTSWGTHPLLAESLMDEMPEIEYAAAVTPPSFFPKFTLVSKDKNIQADGKYAAKDFFNIFTYPLIQGNANQVLADKSAIVLSEATATALFGSPKNAVGKSVEWQLADLKQTCIVSGVFDPIPANSSEQFDFVLTFDSFKDIMKMGQQITWEDMGPFHTYIVLQQGANAANFESKIAGLLEHKSAKNKNRTLFIEPYSAKYLYGEYENGVRAGGRIEYVKMFSGIALFVLLIACINFMNLTTAKATRRVKEIGVRKTLGATRLTLVIHFLAESVLMAFLALFVAVTIVQIVLPQFNEITGKQLALELKPNIIGAFLGITFLTGLLAGSYPAFYLSGFKPAAVFRGTLISSIADLWTRKALVVFQFALSVLFIVCVLVVHQQIAYVQNKSLGYDKSNIISFETAGKSAQQPAAFLAEIKRIPGVANASGMWGFFVRVGPSESGGPQLEWEGRKISVNNLAVNYDMLETLGIQIKAGRSFSRQFRSDSTKIIVNEALVASLGMQDPVGKVLGKAQIVGVVKDFHYESLHEKVEPFIFRLEPQAAGTVLIKLTPGREQETIKAIQQFYEQFNPGLTFDYQFLDAAYQAQYASERRVAVLSRYFAGLAIVISCFGLLGLTAFAAEKRRKEIGMRKVLGASELSIVYLLSSDLTKLVVVAIGVALPISYLVVSQWLNSFEYRIELEFWYFLGAGLLALLVAWLTVGTQAVRAARVNPVLCLRDE, via the coding sequence ATGATTTGGCATTCTCTACTTCTCATTTACCGCAACTTTCAGCGGTTCAAAACCACCTTTTTGATCAACCTGATTGGCTTATCAACGGGGTTGGCGTGTGCCTTAGCAGTGTATCTGTGGGCAAATGATGAAATGAGTTTTGACAAATATCATGAGAATGACAGCCGGCTTTTCCGAGTGATGGAAAACCAGCGCACCAATCAGGGAATAAATACCAGTTGGGGCACTCATCCGCTCCTGGCTGAGTCACTGATGGACGAGATGCCGGAAATTGAGTATGCCGCCGCCGTTACGCCACCCAGCTTCTTCCCCAAGTTCACACTGGTGAGCAAAGACAAGAATATTCAAGCCGACGGGAAATACGCCGCCAAAGACTTCTTCAACATTTTCACTTATCCGCTTATTCAAGGCAACGCCAACCAGGTACTAGCAGACAAGAGCGCCATTGTTCTTTCCGAGGCTACTGCTACTGCCTTGTTCGGAAGCCCCAAAAATGCCGTCGGAAAGTCAGTTGAATGGCAATTGGCAGATCTTAAGCAAACCTGCATTGTCTCGGGGGTGTTCGACCCTATTCCGGCTAATTCTTCCGAGCAATTTGATTTCGTGCTGACCTTCGACTCCTTCAAGGATATCATGAAGATGGGGCAGCAGATAACGTGGGAAGATATGGGTCCTTTTCATACCTACATCGTGCTGCAGCAAGGCGCTAACGCAGCCAACTTTGAAAGCAAGATTGCAGGGCTGCTGGAGCACAAAAGCGCTAAGAATAAGAATCGCACGCTGTTTATAGAGCCTTACTCTGCTAAGTACCTGTACGGTGAATATGAAAATGGCGTCCGGGCGGGCGGACGCATTGAGTACGTGAAGATGTTTTCTGGAATTGCCCTTTTCGTGCTGCTTATTGCCTGCATCAATTTCATGAACCTCACTACTGCCAAGGCCACGCGCCGAGTAAAGGAAATTGGGGTGAGAAAAACATTGGGAGCCACTCGGCTTACGTTGGTCATACACTTCCTAGCCGAGTCCGTGCTGATGGCCTTTCTGGCCTTGTTTGTGGCCGTTACGATAGTACAGATCGTACTCCCGCAGTTCAATGAAATAACGGGCAAGCAGTTGGCCCTTGAACTGAAGCCCAACATCATCGGCGCCTTTCTGGGAATCACTTTTTTGACGGGATTGCTGGCGGGCAGCTATCCAGCTTTTTACTTATCAGGGTTTAAGCCGGCTGCGGTATTCAGAGGTACGCTCATTAGCTCCATAGCCGACTTATGGACACGCAAGGCCTTGGTGGTGTTCCAGTTTGCGCTGTCGGTGCTCTTCATCGTTTGCGTGTTGGTAGTACATCAGCAGATAGCTTATGTGCAGAATAAAAGCCTTGGCTATGATAAGAGCAATATCATTTCTTTCGAAACGGCGGGAAAATCTGCTCAGCAACCCGCTGCATTTCTTGCCGAGATAAAGCGGATACCAGGAGTGGCAAATGCTTCGGGTATGTGGGGCTTCTTCGTGAGAGTAGGCCCCAGCGAGTCGGGGGGTCCACAACTGGAGTGGGAGGGCAGAAAAATATCCGTGAACAACCTAGCCGTGAATTATGACATGCTGGAAACGCTAGGTATCCAGATCAAGGCAGGCCGTAGCTTTTCCCGGCAGTTTCGCTCCGACAGCACCAAGATTATTGTCAATGAAGCGTTGGTAGCCAGTTTGGGTATGCAAGATCCAGTGGGCAAAGTCCTGGGCAAGGCGCAGATTGTGGGCGTTGTGAAAGACTTTCACTACGAGTCGCTCCACGAAAAAGTAGAGCCATTCATCTTCCGTTTGGAGCCGCAGGCGGCTGGCACTGTACTAATTAAACTCACTCCCGGCCGCGAGCAGGAAACTATCAAAGCTATTCAGCAATTCTACGAGCAATTTAACCCTGGGCTTACCTTCGATTATCAATTTCTAGATGCCGCTTACCAAGCGCAATATGCTTCTGAGAGGCGCGTGGCGGTGCTCTCCCGCTACTTCGCTGGGCTGGCTATTGTTATCTCCTGCTTTGGTCTGTTGGGCTTAACGGCTTTCGCGGCAGAAAAGAGGCGCAAGGAAATTGGTATGCGCAAGGTGTTAGGGGCCAGCGAATTGAGCATAGTATATCTGCTATCAAGCGACCTTACAAAACTAGTAGTTGTGGCTATTGGTGTAGCTCTACCTATCAGCTACCTAGTAGTAAGTCAGTGGCTTAACAGCTTCGAGTACCGGATAGAGCTAGAGTTCTGGTATTTCCTAGGAGCTGGATTGCTGGCCTTGCTGGTTGCCTGGCTCACTGTTGGGACGCAAGCTGTACGCGCGGCTAGAGTGAACCCGGTCCTCTGCCTACGCGACGAATAA
- a CDS encoding efflux RND transporter periplasmic adaptor subunit — MDVPIQKKTWTLRKLLLSGGIVVVLALLAASYFSTTGSSKLNVDPERITISEVTRGAFQEFIPIDGTVMPIKTIYLDATEGGTVKRVLVEDGATLTPGQPILELTNTDLQLEMVNRETAVFDLMNNLQNTRNLMQQNRIQQLNQFADIEFRLKEAKRIYELNKSLYEQKVISRQEFTESQNNYQYQVRKRQLTNQTLQQDSVAMRQQVNQMQESVGRMQSNLALMHKKMDDLTIKAPVAGRITSLNAEVGESIAPGQRIGQLDMLNGLKVRANIDEYYISRIFPGQKGEFMHDGKRYELSVKKIFTQVNKGLQVDLEFVGNAPQSIRRGQTLQVRLSLSDQTQAVRVAKGGFNQKTGGNWIFKVNEDGTKAYRTDIRLGRQNPDYFEVLEGLKPGDKVVTSSYEGYEDMGELVLKDKEE; from the coding sequence ATGGACGTTCCAATTCAAAAGAAAACCTGGACACTTCGCAAGCTGCTGCTTTCCGGCGGAATTGTGGTGGTGCTGGCGTTACTGGCGGCGAGCTACTTCTCCACGACGGGCTCCAGCAAGCTCAACGTCGATCCGGAGCGCATCACCATCAGTGAAGTGACTCGGGGGGCTTTTCAGGAGTTTATTCCGATTGACGGCACCGTGATGCCCATCAAAACCATCTATCTGGACGCCACCGAAGGCGGCACCGTGAAGCGGGTACTAGTGGAAGATGGGGCGACGCTCACGCCCGGCCAGCCGATTTTGGAGCTTACCAACACGGACTTGCAGCTGGAAATGGTGAACCGCGAAACAGCCGTGTTTGACCTAATGAATAACCTGCAGAACACGCGCAACCTGATGCAGCAAAACCGCATTCAGCAGCTCAATCAGTTCGCGGATATTGAGTTTCGGCTCAAGGAAGCCAAGCGGATTTATGAGCTGAATAAGTCGCTGTACGAGCAGAAGGTTATATCGCGCCAAGAGTTTACGGAGAGCCAGAATAACTACCAATATCAGGTGCGCAAGCGGCAGCTAACTAACCAAACTTTGCAGCAGGATTCGGTGGCTATGCGCCAGCAAGTCAATCAGATGCAGGAGTCGGTGGGGCGCATGCAAAGCAACCTTGCGCTCATGCACAAGAAGATGGATGACTTGACTATCAAAGCGCCCGTAGCGGGTCGTATTACGTCACTGAACGCGGAAGTGGGCGAATCGATTGCGCCGGGGCAGCGCATTGGGCAGTTGGATATGCTCAACGGCTTGAAAGTGCGCGCTAACATCGACGAGTATTATATCTCGCGCATTTTTCCGGGTCAGAAAGGCGAGTTTATGCACGACGGTAAACGCTATGAGCTCAGCGTCAAAAAGATATTTACGCAGGTAAATAAAGGTCTGCAGGTAGATCTGGAATTCGTGGGAAATGCCCCCCAGAGCATTCGTCGCGGCCAGACGCTGCAGGTGCGGTTATCCCTGAGCGACCAAACCCAGGCGGTGCGCGTAGCCAAGGGTGGATTCAACCAGAAAACCGGCGGCAACTGGATTTTCAAAGTCAATGAGGACGGCACCAAAGCCTACCGAACCGACATCCGCCTGGGGCGCCAAAACCCGGACTATTTCGAAGTACTCGAAGGCCTAAAGCCCGGCGATAAAGTAGTGACTTCCAGCTATGAAGGCTACGAGGACATGGGCGAGTTGGTACTCAAAGACAAGGAGGAATAA
- a CDS encoding sensor histidine kinase, translating to MTFKRLEIGIFFRLLGILVLLYAAVHYGHRGTYAPVVFAGLLVVVLVLELTRYVTRSNKELANFLLAVRYRDFSQHFNEAHANPALRQLYSAFNQLNTTFRQLSAEKEAQFTYLQTVLELIDTGIISYDDEGHVEWMNESFKQTLELPYLRTIQALQKRHEDLYHAITQLAPGSPVVVKLTVGQKTLQLLLSATSFRLHGREFTLIAFKNVSHALDETETEAWQKLLRVMTHEIMNSVAPIASLADTLRRHVQLEKAKGSDPYLHDLDLLDDIEEGIGIIQHRSEGLLNFAQVYRNFSKITTPLLTTIYVQELFSSVQALLARSLAEEKIELVLSVKPQDLLLQADSHLMEQVLINLVLNAAHAVKERAQPQIQLVAYTDEKERVVLEVIDNGTGIPADLLDSIFIPFFTTHKSGSGIGLSLAKQIMHLHKGSIQVQSVEEAGSIFRLLF from the coding sequence ATGACCTTTAAACGGCTCGAAATCGGTATTTTCTTCCGGCTGCTGGGCATCCTGGTTTTGCTGTACGCAGCGGTGCATTACGGGCACCGGGGCACTTATGCGCCGGTAGTTTTTGCCGGCTTGCTGGTAGTTGTGCTAGTGCTAGAGTTGACCCGCTACGTGACGCGCAGCAACAAGGAGTTGGCTAATTTCCTGCTGGCCGTGCGGTACCGCGACTTTTCACAACACTTCAATGAAGCGCACGCCAACCCAGCCTTGAGGCAATTGTATTCGGCCTTCAATCAACTCAATACCACTTTTCGGCAGCTAAGTGCCGAGAAGGAAGCTCAGTTTACGTACCTACAAACGGTACTAGAACTGATTGATACTGGCATTATATCCTACGACGATGAAGGCCACGTGGAATGGATGAATGAGTCGTTTAAGCAGACACTGGAACTGCCCTATCTGCGCACTATTCAGGCTCTCCAAAAGCGCCATGAGGATCTTTATCACGCCATCACGCAGTTGGCCCCCGGTAGCCCCGTAGTGGTGAAATTGACGGTCGGCCAGAAAACGCTCCAGCTATTATTATCGGCCACGTCTTTCAGGCTCCACGGCCGCGAATTCACGCTTATTGCCTTCAAGAATGTCAGTCATGCCCTCGACGAAACCGAAACCGAGGCGTGGCAGAAACTGCTTCGCGTGATGACCCACGAAATCATGAATTCGGTGGCGCCCATTGCTTCTCTGGCGGATACCTTGCGCCGCCACGTGCAGCTCGAGAAAGCCAAAGGCTCAGACCCTTATCTGCACGACTTAGACTTGCTGGATGATATAGAAGAGGGAATCGGCATCATTCAGCACCGCAGCGAGGGCCTGTTGAATTTTGCCCAGGTCTACCGCAATTTCAGCAAGATTACCACCCCACTTCTGACCACCATTTATGTGCAGGAGCTTTTTAGTAGTGTGCAGGCCCTGCTGGCGCGTTCGCTAGCTGAAGAGAAGATCGAATTGGTGCTATCGGTGAAGCCGCAAGACTTGCTCTTGCAAGCCGATAGTCATTTGATGGAGCAAGTGCTCATCAACTTAGTGCTTAATGCTGCCCACGCCGTGAAGGAGCGCGCTCAGCCTCAAATCCAACTCGTGGCGTATACCGATGAGAAAGAGCGCGTTGTTCTGGAGGTGATTGATAACGGCACCGGTATTCCCGCCGACTTGCTGGACAGTATTTTCATCCCGTTTTTCACTACTCACAAAAGCGGTTCGGGGATTGGGCTGAGTTTGGCCAAGCAGATCATGCACTTGCACAAGGGCAGCATTCAGGTGCAATCGGTGGAGGAAGCAGGCAGTATTTTTCGGCTGTTATTTTAG
- a CDS encoding alpha/beta hydrolase family protein: MLLSVLCGWLLNGAARAQVPYNVIDWKAPTTLNTYLVQQLHQQSNQRRAAFAAALKSGAAMQAYQDTVRARYRRLLGPLPTRTPLKAHVGGKIERDGYLVEKIIYESTPRHHVTANLYVPKGKGKWPAVLLFCGHEATAKATESYQKTAILFAQNGFVVLVIDPISQGERYQLTDATGKPLTRGGTTEHTLLNGGAALVGTSVPAAQLWDNVRGLDYLLTRREVDPDRIGCIGNSGGATQTAYFIGYDPRVKVAALCSYVASGERNLELTGPADGCVQIPGAGQAGLDIAEWPIMFAPKPLLLLAGRYDFIDYASIQATYHELKQVYTELEKPSRVNLFTYDDGHGISKPKREVAVAWFRRWLRDDGQLVPENDLATLSAEQLNCTATGQVNTAFPKESTLSEQYLGQAQELASRRQPLTYASLTAAIRHVLALPEATVIVPPVEASDEGSVQAKGIPMRKLLLRRAGQPPLPALLAMPPNNLPPSKVIIWLPDKGKATLADSANLVAQYLQERAAVLLVDLRGFGETTDPAAFNDPKYYNREYRPALLALHLGRPLLGQRVEDVFSVLSFIRQDNRFNALPIEVYANGRAAPVALHAAVLSPQITRLEISDLPSSFHEILTQPTRKDWYSLVLPQVLRYYDLADLAAVIGPQRLHRRDVR; encoded by the coding sequence TTGCTGCTTTCCGTGCTGTGCGGATGGCTGCTCAACGGGGCCGCTCGCGCCCAGGTGCCTTACAACGTGATTGACTGGAAGGCTCCCACTACGCTCAATACCTATTTGGTTCAGCAGCTTCATCAGCAATCCAATCAGCGCCGGGCCGCTTTTGCAGCTGCATTGAAGTCGGGCGCGGCCATGCAGGCGTATCAGGATACTGTTCGGGCACGCTACCGCCGCCTCTTAGGTCCACTGCCGACCCGTACACCGCTCAAAGCACATGTGGGGGGCAAAATTGAGCGTGACGGCTACCTGGTGGAGAAAATTATTTACGAAAGCACACCCCGCCACCACGTTACGGCCAACTTATATGTGCCCAAAGGCAAAGGCAAGTGGCCCGCCGTACTGCTTTTTTGTGGCCACGAAGCCACCGCCAAAGCCACCGAGTCGTACCAGAAAACAGCCATACTCTTTGCTCAAAATGGCTTCGTGGTGCTGGTCATCGACCCGATTTCTCAGGGTGAGCGATACCAACTTACCGATGCCACCGGCAAGCCGCTTACCCGCGGTGGCACCACTGAGCACACTCTGCTCAATGGTGGCGCGGCCTTGGTAGGTACGAGCGTACCCGCTGCTCAACTGTGGGATAATGTGCGCGGCCTCGATTACCTGCTCACCCGCCGCGAGGTCGACCCCGACCGTATCGGCTGCATCGGCAACTCGGGGGGCGCTACGCAAACTGCCTATTTCATTGGATATGATCCGCGGGTGAAGGTGGCTGCGCTGTGCAGCTACGTAGCCAGCGGCGAGAGAAATCTGGAGCTTACCGGCCCCGCCGATGGCTGCGTACAGATTCCCGGCGCCGGCCAAGCTGGCCTCGATATAGCTGAGTGGCCTATCATGTTCGCGCCCAAGCCCTTGCTGCTACTAGCTGGTCGCTATGATTTCATTGATTATGCCAGTATCCAAGCTACGTATCACGAGCTAAAGCAAGTATATACTGAGCTGGAAAAACCGAGTCGAGTCAACCTGTTTACCTACGACGACGGACATGGAATTTCTAAGCCGAAGCGGGAGGTCGCTGTTGCGTGGTTTCGGCGCTGGCTACGCGATGATGGTCAACTGGTGCCGGAAAACGACTTGGCTACCCTGTCGGCTGAGCAGCTGAACTGCACCGCGACGGGCCAGGTAAACACAGCCTTCCCAAAAGAGAGCACCCTGTCGGAGCAGTATCTGGGTCAGGCGCAGGAACTGGCTTCTCGGCGCCAGCCCCTTACTTATGCTAGCCTCACGGCTGCTATCCGACACGTATTGGCCTTGCCCGAAGCTACGGTCATCGTACCTCCTGTTGAGGCTTCCGACGAAGGCAGCGTGCAGGCCAAAGGTATCCCTATGCGTAAGCTGTTGCTGCGCCGCGCCGGACAGCCGCCTTTACCCGCTTTGCTGGCTATGCCACCCAATAATTTGCCCCCCAGCAAGGTCATCATCTGGCTACCCGACAAAGGCAAGGCTACACTTGCTGATAGCGCCAATCTGGTTGCCCAATATCTGCAAGAGCGGGCTGCCGTGCTGCTCGTAGATCTGCGTGGCTTCGGCGAAACTACCGATCCGGCGGCGTTCAACGACCCTAAGTATTACAACCGCGAATACCGCCCGGCATTGCTGGCGCTGCACTTGGGGCGGCCATTGCTGGGGCAGCGCGTTGAGGATGTGTTCTCGGTGCTAAGCTTTATCCGGCAGGATAACCGTTTCAATGCCTTGCCCATTGAGGTATATGCTAACGGGCGGGCTGCGCCAGTAGCACTACACGCGGCCGTGCTCTCGCCTCAAATTACCCGATTAGAAATAAGTGATTTACCCAGTTCATTCCACGAAATTCTTACGCAGCCTACGCGAAAGGATTGGTACTCCTTGGTGCTACCCCAGGTATTGCGCTACTACGATTTAGCAGATCTGGCGGCAGTAATTGGCCCCCAACGCCTTCACCGCCGTGACGTGCGCTAA